A DNA window from Phragmites australis chromosome 11, lpPhrAust1.1, whole genome shotgun sequence contains the following coding sequences:
- the LOC133885861 gene encoding uncharacterized protein LOC133885861: protein MEVLSSSRFSRALPNLLDPVSKRLKPPRRRRGVLQTLASAPADAAPSPSSPQPSLSRLLVAALRGGRAGEELADLAASAAGGEGIGTLLMSTTAAAVTKARESPYLLALAANPTFMSALVAWAVAQATKAVLTSFVERRWDLRMLFSSGGMPSSHTALCTALTASVALCHGVSDALFPVCLGFTLIVMYDATGVRRHAGMQAEVLNKIVEDLFQGHPISERKLKELLGHTPSQVFAGAFLGILVAWFCCQGCIVSI from the exons ATGGAGGTGCTCAGCTCCAGCCGCTTCTCTAGGGCTCTCCCCAACCTCCTCGATCCCGTATCGAAGCGCCTCAagcccccgcgccgccgccgcggcgtcctccaaaccctagcctccgccCCCGCCGATGCCGCGCCGTCGCCCTCCTCGCCGCAGCCTTCGCTCTCCCGGCTACTCGTCGCGGCGCTGCGGGGCGGTCGAGCGGGAGAGGAGCTCGCGGACCTCGCTGCGTCGGCGGCGGGCGGGGAGGGGATAGGGACGCTGCTGATGagcacgacggcggcggcggtgaccaAGGCGCGGGAGAGCCCGTACCTGCTGGCGCTGGCGGCGAACCCGACGTTCATGTCGGCGCTAGTGGCGTGGGCGGTGGCGCAGGCCACCAAGGCCGTGCTGACCTCCTTCGTGGAGCGGCGGTGGGACCTGCGGATGCTCTTCAGCTCCGGGGGGATGCCGTCCTCGCACACCGCGCTCTGCACCGCGCTCACCGCCTCCGTCGCGCTCTGCCACGGTGTCAGCGACGCGCTCTTCCCCGTGTGTCTTGGGTTTACTCTCATAGTCATGTACGACGCCACGGGCGTCAGGCGCCACGCCGGAATGCAGGCCGAG GTACTCAATAAGATCGTTGAGGACCTGTTTCAAGGCCATCCGATTAGTGAAAGAAAACTTAAGGAATTGTTAGGGCACACTCCATCACAGGTTTTTGCCGGAGCATTTTTAGGCATCTTGGTAGCCTGGTTCTGCTGCCAGGGTTGTATTGTTTCCATCTGA
- the LOC133885664 gene encoding pentatricopeptide repeat-containing protein At3g49240, mitochondrial-like — MSLPKPLSARRLVPALYPLAHADAASAAASRRERLRDAFVATPPAPKPSPSAVRLAEPLPTLAPSRLALHNRILALLSGPQADLPEAALLTRHALHSNCRPSSFTCTAVLAALLRARRLDDFFALHRFALQAAVPPTAATHALYLSALAARRLPDDAVHHLRLLARPGSPVPPSPTAYRVVIECLVADHGRLADAVELKDEMLNSGFVGPDPKVYSLLMAGFVDAGDGSKAVELYQEQKDKLGGEPVLDGIVYGSLMKAYFLMGMEEKAMECYNEVLGAESEVRFGAESYNEVVDALGQNGRLDDALKLFDRMLGEHDPPLRIAVDVRSCSVMVDAYCAAGRFEDAIAVFRRMGEWKLVQDVAVYNNLIRHLGLNRLIGEVEVLYNEMCECGVGADEETCILLMEACFNVGRIDDGICYFDKMAELELKPDAAAYHKIVDGLVGFSMLDKAYEYFDQMKDKGVSPSISSYETLLKAYVGAGRLDDAAKVAKGIILDEKVVFSDEVRELLEGALRGDGREDDIAKLYEGVEREKAEAAARAEEEKARAEALAKEERERKRAEAAAKDAAAARASAAAIEAILSHKRKMENGGAVPAPDANTLDGGFLSKLGIRSAGEGALQGTPLIAETKEVDGNGQL; from the coding sequence ATGTCGCTCCCAAAGCCGCTCTCCGCGCGCCGTCTCGTACCGGCGCTCTACCCGCTCGCGCACGCGGACGCCGCCTCGGCCGCGGCCTCCCGCCGCGAGCGCCTCCGGGACGCGTTCGTCGCGACGCCCCCCGCCCCTAAGCCCTCCCCGAGCGCCGTGCGCCTCGCGGAGCCGCTCCCCACGCTGGCCCCGTCCCGCCTCGCGCTCCACAACCGGATCCTCGCGCTCCTGTCGGGCCCCCAGGCTGACCTACCCGAGGCGGCGCTCCTCACCCGCCACGCGCTCCACTCCAACTGCCGCCCCTCCTCCTTCACCTGCACCGCCGTCCTGGCCGCGCTCCTCCGCGCGCGCCGCCTCGACGACTTCTTCGCGCTGCACCGGTTCGCGCTCCAGGCCGCCGTCCCACCCACCGCCGCCACGCACGCGCTCTACCTCTCCGCACTCGccgcgcgccgcctccccgacGACGCGGTTCACCACCTCCGTCTCCTCGCGCGCCCCGGGTCACCCGTGCCGCCTTCCCCCACGGCCTACCGCGTCGTCATCGAGTGCCTCGTAGCCGACCACGGCCGCCTCGCGGATGCCGTCGAGCTCAAGGATGAGATGCTCAACTCTGGGTTCGTCGGCCCGGACCCTAAGGTCTACAGCCTCCTCATGGCCGGTTTCGTGGATGCTGGGGATGGGTCCAAAGCTGTGGAGCTGTACCAAGAACAGAAAGACAAGCTTGGGGGCGAGCCGGTTCTTGATGGCATTGTGTACGGGAGCCTCATGAAGGCGTACTTCCTTATGGGAATGGAGGAGAAGGCGATGGAGTGTTACAATGAGGTGCTCGGTGCAGAATCGGAGGTGAGGTTTGGGGCCGAGAGCTACAATGAGGTGGTTGATGCGCTTGGGCAGAATGGGAGGTTGGACGATGCACTCAAGCTGTTCGACAGAATGCTCGGAGAGCATGACCCTCCACTGAGGATTGCGGTTGACGTGAGAAGCTGCAGTGTGATGGTCGATGCTTATTGTGCTGCTGGGAGGTTTGAGGATGCGATTGCGGTGTTTAGAAGGATGGGGGAATGGAAGCTGGTGCAGGATGTAGCGGTGTATAATAATCTGATACGGCATCTGGGGCTTAACCGGTTGATAGGTGAGGTGGAGGTGCTCTACAATGAGATGTGCGAGTGTGGCGTTGGTGCGGACGAGGAGACATGTATACTGCTCATGGAAGCATGCTTCAATGTTGGTCGCATCGATGATGGTATTTGTTACTTTGACAAAATGGCTGAATTGGAGTTGAAGCCAGATGCAGCTGCATATCATAAGATTGTTGATGGCCTGGTCGGTTTCAGTATGCTTGACAAGGCATATGAGTACTTTGATCAGATGAAGGATAAGGGAGTCAGCCCAAGCATCTCAAGCTATGAGACACTGCTGAAGGCCTATGTTGGTGCTGGTCGGTTGGACGATGCAGCCAAGGTTGCAAAAGGTATTATTTTGGACGAGAAGGTGGTGTTCAGCGATGAAGTGAGGGAGCTCCTGGAAGGGGCACTGCGTGGAGATGGCAGGGAAGATGACATTGCCAAGCTATATGAGGGCGTGGAGAGGGAAAAGGCAGAAGCAGCCGCTCGGGCCGAGGAAGAGAAGGCAAGGGCAGAGGCTCTTGCcaaggaagagagggagagaaagagggcAGAGGCTGCGGCTAAGGACGCTGCCGCAGCTAGAGCTAGTGCTGCTGCCATTGAAGCTATTCTGAGCCATAAAAGGAAGATGGAGAACGGAGGTGCTGTGCCTGCACCTGATGCAAACACTCTGGATGGTGGCTTTCTCAGTAAGCTAGGCATTAGATCAGCTGGAGAAGGCGCACTTCAAGGCACTCCACTAATTGCAGAAACAAAAGAAGTAGATGGGAACGGACAACTGTGA